The genomic segment ATAGTGCGCCGACAATGGGCAACCCTAACCCCGCTGCCGCGCCCACTGAAGCGTATGAGTGCCTGATATCATGCAGACGCACGTCAGGCAGTTCCGCACGTTTCTTTATGCGGTCCCAAACCTTCTGGAGGCCTACGAAATGACTGCCGCGCCGATGCCCCGGCAGAAAATAGTTGTTATCCTGCACCACGGGCAGGCCCTCGAGGATTTCCCGCGCCGGCGCCGACAATGGAATGGATTTGAAGCCGGTTTTGGAATCGGGCAGGACTAAGGCCCCAAGTTCGGAGTTCACGTATTGCCATTTCGCGCTCAAAATTTCATTCAGGCGCGCCCCGGTGAAAAGCAATAACCTCACGGCTGCGAGCGCTTGCGGCGGTTCGGCGCCTTCATCCTCGATCGCCTTGAGTGTTGCGCCCAGTCGGGCCAGCTCTTCCGGGTTCAGAAATCGGCGCCGCTTTTCCTCACGATACTTTTCGATATGGGTGCATGGGTTTGAATTCTGTGGCCGGAGGCCCCAGCCCTCAGCCAAGTTGAACATTTTCTGCAGCAGAGAAAGAACGCGGTTACCCTGATAGGGCGTCTCGCGGCATTTGTGATGCAGTTTGGCAATGTCGGCCCGCGTCACACTTGCCGCACTGCGCACGCCTAACGCCGGTAGGACGATCGTATCGAGTAGGCGCTTATCCTCAGCTGCGCTGCGCGGTTTTTTCTTCGTAGCGTGTTCCTC from the Terriglobia bacterium genome contains:
- a CDS encoding site-specific integrase gives rise to the protein MKAKITKTLVNGLKPGATDSFVWDTELPRFGLKLTPAGRIVYIAQYRSKGRMRRLTLGTHGALTPDKARRRAAIRLGEVAAGEDPAEGIAEDKRGATVNNLATRYLEEHATKKKPRSAAEDKRLLDTIVLPALGVRSAASVTRADIAKLHHKCRETPYQGNRVLSLLQKMFNLAEGWGLRPQNSNPCTHIEKYREEKRRRFLNPEELARLGATLKAIEDEGAEPPQALAAVRLLLFTGARLNEILSAKWQYVNSELGALVLPDSKTGFKSIPLSAPAREILEGLPVVQDNNYFLPGHRRGSHFVGLQKVWDRIKKRAELPDVRLHDIRHSYASVGAAAGLGLPIVGALLGHLDASTTQRYAHLAQDPLKAAAELIGNRIDEALKTQPGIRRVK